The genomic DNA TGCTTTCGTTGGGCAGCGCCAGAGGTTCACGGAAAATCGCTTTGCGCGACTTGAAGGAATTGATGACGATGACAAACACCGGAAACAGCGCGATCAGCGTATAACTCATCAAAATGACATGAGCTGCGACGGATTTCCCAACAGAGCTTCTGGCTGATTGCATCGCGCAGCGCTCCTAAAACTGATAGCGGCGAAGCCGCGTCTGAATGCCGAACAGATAAATGCACACGCCGATCAGAATAATCACGAACATGGCCGAGGCGATCGTCGCCCCCATATTCGGATCGCCCAGTTGTAGCTGAAAGCCAAAAAAAGTGCGGTACAGGAAAGTGCCGAGAATATCGGTGGCGTAATTCGGTCCCGCCAACGCACCTTGCGCCGCATAAATCAGATCGAAGGCATTGAAATTGCCGACAAAGGTCAGCACCGAAATAATGCCGATCGAGGGCAGAATAAGCGGCAGCTTGATTTTCCAGAACTGCGCCATGCCGGTGATGCCATCGCATTCCGCCGCTTCCAGAATTTCATCGGGGATCGACAGCAGAGCTGCATAGATCAGCATCATCGGAATTCCGACAAACTGCCAGACCGAGATCAGCGCCAGAGTGGTCAGAGCATAGGCCTCCTTGCCAAGCCATGGCTGGAACAGGCTTTTCAGACCCACCGCATCCAGCATGTTGGGGGCAATGCCCCAGATCGGGCTGAGTATAAGTTTCCAGGCAAAACCGACAATTACGAATGACAGAATCGTTGGAATGAATATTGATGTGCGGTAAAATCCGCTCATCCGCAGACGCGGGCTGCTCAGCAGCGCTGCCAGCAGGATACCAATCGGATTTTGCACCAGCATGTGGATGACGAAAAACCAGGCATTGTTCTGGAGCGCGTTCCAGAAACTATCGGACCAGCGCTGATCGCCGAACAAGGTGGTGAAATTCTCCAGGCCGACAAACACCTGCTGCTGCTCGACATCGCGAAACAGCGACAATTGCAACGTGCTGAACAGCGGCAGGATCATGATCGCGGTATAGACCAGAACGGCAGGCGCCAAGAACACCGCTATATGCCAGCGAAACGGCCTTCCTGGGTAAGTTGCCTGTGTCATGTCGCCTGTCTCTGTGCCGCTTGCCGTGTTGCAAAAATCCGGGCCGCATCAGCGGCCCGGACCAGATCATCAGTGGTCAGTTACATTTGCGGCTTGTACCAGCTGGCAAGACCGTCCTGAAGCCGCGCAGCGGCATCTTCAGGTGTTTCGGTGCCCTTGATCACATTGGCTGATGCATTCCAGGTTTCATTCTCCAGGTTTGGCGTGCCACGCGACAGGATCTGGTAGGTTGAACGGATCGTGGAGTTGCATTCGCCACGCCAGGACACAAATTCCTGAGCCAGCGCATCGTCCATCGCCACATCATGTTTGGACAGCGAGAAGAAGCCCGGCAGTGAATTCGCATACAGATCGGCAAACTCCGACGACGCAACCCAGTTGAGGAAGGTTTTTGCCGCTTCCGGATTTGGTGTTTTTGGATTCATGCCGATAGCAATGTCTGTGTGATCGGAAATATAGCATTCGTCGCCAGCTTTCTGCACCGGCGGATAGAACGCTCCCATTTCAAATTCGGCAAGTTCGTT from Pararhizobium sp. IMCC3301 includes the following:
- a CDS encoding carbohydrate ABC transporter permease → MTQATYPGRPFRWHIAVFLAPAVLVYTAIMILPLFSTLQLSLFRDVEQQQVFVGLENFTTLFGDQRWSDSFWNALQNNAWFFVIHMLVQNPIGILLAALLSSPRLRMSGFYRTSIFIPTILSFVIVGFAWKLILSPIWGIAPNMLDAVGLKSLFQPWLGKEAYALTTLALISVWQFVGIPMMLIYAALLSIPDEILEAAECDGITGMAQFWKIKLPLILPSIGIISVLTFVGNFNAFDLIYAAQGALAGPNYATDILGTFLYRTFFGFQLQLGDPNMGATIASAMFVIILIGVCIYLFGIQTRLRRYQF